One region of Eupeodes corollae chromosome 1, idEupCoro1.1, whole genome shotgun sequence genomic DNA includes:
- the LOC129942385 gene encoding glucose dehydrogenase [FAD, quinone] gives MLLLLLFCLSSASHIRSQPLVDLALDLETTILNTRIPDTKAFHTTYDFIIIGAGSGGAVIANRLSEIKNATVLLLEAGDQETLLSDVPVMAALTQITRYNWGYKSDPVENACKGLKGGVCNWPKGRGLGGTSLINYMLYTRGHRKDYDNWSQLGNTGWSYEEVLPYFKKSERIGIPELRDSVYHGREGTLDVQYAGYTSNLLRAFLKSSNELGYNITDPNGENLMGFSRSQATIRNGRRCSTAKAFIRPAAGRPNLHISMRSWVTKIVIDPKTKQAIGVEFMKNKKKQVVYVRKEVILSAGSISSPQLLMLSGVGPAEHLAEFEIPVIQDLKVGYNLQDHVTLNGLVFITNGTALSDKALMNPSDMMQYILQGKGPYTIPGGAEAFAFVRTEHSTFDNDYPDMEIVLGAGSLGGDTMGAMRDLLGITDEFYEKVYGDIVHKKTFGMVPVLLRPKSRGRVSLRSRNPFHWPKMQPNFMEHEDDVRAMIDGIKMTLKIGQTKSMRKFGSEFHTKPFLGCENETFNSEAYWRCCLRLYGTSLQHQSGTCKMGPAWDNDAVVDPELRVKRIRGLRVADASIIPVIPAGHTNAIVIMIAEKAADMIKQSWNLI, from the exons ATGCTTTTACTTCTGCTTTTTTGTTTGAGCTCTGCATCGCACATTCGGTCTCAACCCCTGGTTGACCTGGCCTTAGATTTGGAGACAACAATTCTCAATACTCGTATTCCCGATACAAAGGCGTTCCATACGACTTATGACTTTATCATAATTGGTGCCGGTTCTGGAGGTGCTGTTATTGCGAACAGACTTAGTGAAATCAAGAATGCAACAGTTTTGCTTCTAGAAGCTGGAGATCAAGAGACTCTTCTAAGTGATGTTCCTGTGATGGCAGCTCTTACCCAAATTACACGCTATAACTGGGGCTATAAATCAGATCCAGTGGAAAATGCGTGTAAAGGCTTAAAAGGTGGTGTTTGTAATTGGCCCAAAGGAAGAGGTCTTGGCGGAACAAGTCTTATAAATTACATGCTCTACACACGTGGTCATCGCAAGGACTACGACAATTGGTCGCAGCTGGGAAACACCGGATGGAGTTATGAAGAAGTTCTGCCGTACTTCAAGAAATCCGAAAGAATCGGTATTCCCGAGTTACGTGATTCCGTATATCATGGTCGTGAAGGTACTCTTGATGTTCAATATGCTGGTTACACATCAAATTTACTGAgagcttttcttaaatcaagCAACGAACTGGGCTACAACATAACTGATCCTAATGGTGAAAACTTGATGGGATTTAGTAGGTCCCAAGCAACGATTCGAAATGGACGACGATGTAGCACTGCAAAAGCTTTTATAAGACCAGCAGCTGGTCGGCCGAATTTGCACATATCAATGAGGTCTTGGgtaacaaaaattgtaattgatCCAAAGACAAAACAGGCTATTGGAGTTgagtttatgaaaaataagaaaaagcagGTTGTATATGTGAGGAAAGAGGTGATTCTCTCAGCTGGAAGTATATCATCGCCACAACTTTTAATGCTGTCTGGCGTTGGGCCTGCTGAGCATTTGGCTGAGTTTGAGATACCAGTGATTCAAGATCTTAAGGTGGGATACAATCTACAAGATCATGTAACTTTAAATGGTTTGGTATTTATAACCAATGGAACGGCATTGAGTGACAAGGCTTTAATGAATCCATCAGATATGATGCAGTATATTCTGCAGGGCAAGGGACCCTATACTATTCCAGGAGGAGCTGAAGCTTTTGCATTTGTTCGAACAGAACATTCGACTTTTG ATAATGACTATCCTGATATGGAAATTGTCCTCGGTGCAGGATCTTTAGGTGGAGATACTATGGGTGCCATGAGAGATCTACTCGGCATCACCGACGAGttctatgaaaaagtttatggaGATATTGTGCATAAG AAAACATTCGGAATGGTTCCTGTGTTGCTGCGACCTAAAAGCCGTGGGCGAGTATCACTTCGAAGTAGAAATCCTTTCCATTGGCCTAAAATGCAGCCTAATTTCATGGAACACGAAGATGATGTACGAGCTATGATCGATGGAATAAAGATG accttaaaaatTGGCCAAACTAAATCTATGAGAAAGTTTGGAAGCGAGTTCCACACGAAACCTTTCCTTGGCTGTGAAAATGAAACTTTTAATAGTGAAGCCTATTGGAGATGTTGCCTTCGATTATACGGAACGAGCTTGCAACATCAATCGGGAACTTGTAAAATGGGCCCTGCTTGGGACAATGATGCTGTTGTTGACCCTGAACTTAGGGTCAAGAGAATTCGTGGTTTGCGTGTTGCAGACGCATCCATAATTCCCGTTATACCAGCTGGCCATACAAATGCAATTGTCATAATGATTGCAGAGAAAGCTGCTGATATGATAAAACAGTCTTGGAACTTAATTTAG